The Streptomyces sp. NBC_01439 genome contains the following window.
GTCCCCTGCCTTCACACCGCCGGACGGCGAGGGGCTCGTGGAGATTCCCGAGAGCGTCCTGAGGGAGGCTGTACGTGCTCTTGGATGGTGACGAATGGCAGAGCAAATTCCGCGGCTTCAAGACCGAGGCGTGGAGGCTTGAGACGCTGCCGCAGTACCTCGTCCCCCAGGAGGCGGAGGAATTCGCCGCCTTCAAGAACGGTGCCCGCTTCCACGGGCCCTACGAGGATTCGTGGACGGACCTGATCCGCAAGCACACGGCAGCAGGCGGGAGTATCGGCCGCGTGCACATCGTCACGCAGCCACTCTCGGACTACCTGCGCTTCGAGTTCGAGCGGTACTACCAGCACCAAGCGCCCATCGGGGAAGACATTCGCATCCTCGACGTAACCGACCGGCCGAACCCGCTGCCGGGCGTCCAGGACTTCTGGATGTTCGACCGCTCCACAGTCGTGCTGATGCACTACGCGGAGGACGGGCGACAGATCTCCCGTGAGCTGTTCGAGGGCGATCCCGCACCCTTCATCGACCATCAGCGCATCGCGCGGGAAGGGTCCATCCCATTCCTGGAGTACGTGCGCGCGTGACGTTCGAGCCTGAGCGGATGGGCCACTCCAGCCGGGAGCTGGCCGACAAGCTCCGCGAGCTGCGCAAGCGATCCGGTCTCTCCGGGGTCCGGGTCGCGGCGCGCTGCAACATGTCCCAGTCGAAGATCAGCCGGATCGAGAACGGCAAGGTCCGGCCGTCCTTGGTCGACGTGGAGCAGATCCTGAGAGCGATCGACGCGCCGGCGGATCTCCTCGCGGAGATCTCCGCCCTGGCACGCATGGCGAACACCGATTGGCAGGACGCACGGTCACTTCGCCGCAAGGGTCTGGACAAGAAGCAGTTCGAGCTGGCCGGTCTCGAAAGGGCGAGCAGCGATTTCCGGTTTTTCCTGCTCTCCATGATCACGGGCCTGCTGTTCACACCCGAATACATCCGGGCCAGCCTCTCGCACATCCCCGGCGACGACTCGAAGGCCGTGGCGAAGAAGCTGGAGCGGCAGGAGGTCCTCTACGACCGCTCGAAGCGGTTTACGTTCATCCTCACCGAGCAGGCCGTCCGCTGGCCGCTCGTGCCGCCGGACGTCTTGGCCGTGCAGATCGACCGGCTGATTTCGCTGACACATCTCCCGAACCTGCGCTTGGGTGTCATCCCTCTTGGCTCACGGACGGCCCCAGCACCGCTGAACACCTTCACCGTGTACGACGACCGCATCGCCACGGTGGAGGTGTCCACGGGCGTCCTGCTCCTCCGCGATCTGAGAGACGTACGTGCGCATCTTCAAGAGTTCGCCGCGTACGAGGAACTGGCTCTCTTCGGCGACACCGCCAGGGAGCACTTCGCGTTCTGGTCCGCAACCTGCCGTGGTTGATCTTTAGTCCACAACGCGACTGGAACTGCAGGTCTTGCCCTGCTCCGGGAAACGATGACGTGCCGTCGTAGAGAACCTCCGGAAGGCGTACGCCATGAGCCGAGCGCGGACCACCATGTCAGGACCGATGCACCTTTTGCTCCTGAACCTGCCGCCAAAACCGGCGGACGGATGTGGGGTGTGCCGCGCCCTGATCGCGCAGCGGCGGGAGGCACGGGACGGAGGTGATTTGTCGGCGGCGACGGATGCGGACGTGGAGATCCGTAACCATCCTCACCGGCCCGGAACGTCTTGCACCTGTACCGGATGGGCCTCGCGCTCATCCCGGCTGCCGGGAGGGCAGTCGCCAGGCGCGCTCGTCGCGTCAAGCCCGCCACCGCAAGGTAGGCAGGAATCTCCCGCATTCATGCAGGAGAGCACTTCAACAGTTCCACCACGTGGACCGGCTGACCCCCTTCGAGGAGATCTGGCAGGCCGTCGAGGTCCTGGTCCAGCAGGGCAAGATCCTCTACGCCGGCTCCTCGAACTTCCCCGGCTGGAAGATCGCCCAGGCCAACGAGACCGCGGCCCGCCACGGCCGGCTCGGCCTGGTCAGCGAGCAGTGCCTCTACAACCTCGCCGAGCGGCGCGCCGAGATGGAGGTCATCCCGGCCGCCCAGGCGTACGGGCTCGGGGTCATCCCGTGGTCCCCGCTCCAAGGGGGCCTGCTGGGCGGGGTCATCAAGAAGGAGGTCGAGGGCGGCCGCCGGGCCTCCGGCCGGTCGGCGGAAGCGCTCGCGAACAGCACCGTGCGGGCGCAGGTGCAGGCGTACGAGGACCTGCTGGACAAGCACGGCCTGGAGCCGGGCGAGGTCGGACTGGCCTGGCTGCTGACGCGTCCCGGGGTCACCGGGCCGATCGTCGGGCCGCGCACGCAGGAGCAGCTCGACTCGGCGCTGCGCGCGGTGGAGCTGGAGCTCCCGCAGGAGGTCCTGGCGGGCCTGGAGGAGATCTTCCCCGGTCCCGGGGCGTCGCCGGAGGCCTTCGCCTGGTAGGCCCGGCCCGGTCCGGGCCCACCGGGCCCGGACCGGGGCGAAGGACTACTGGCCGACGGCAGCCGCCACGGCCACGACGAGGAACATCAGCACGAGTACACCGGCCATCACACGGTTTCTGGTCTTGGGATCCACCCGTCGAGCGTAACGCGGCCCGCCGGCTCCCCCGCACGCCCCCCGGCTCCGGCCGCAGGGCGCGCGGGTTCAGCCGCCGAGCTGCCAGGCCCCGACGGTCTCGTAGCGGGGCTGCTCGCCCTGCACCCCGCTGACGGGAAGGTTGCTGCGGACCAGGCTCAGGGTGTCGACCTGCCAGGGTGTGCCCTCGAAGTCCGCGAGGGCGTCCAGGTAGGGCCGCAGCGGGGTGGTGGCGGTGCGGCCGCGGGCCAGGGTGAGGTGCGGGTGGTACCGGTGGTGCTGGTGCATCGGTACGCCGGCCCGCCGGGCGGCGGCGTCGGCCCGGTCGGCGAGCATCTGCAGGGCGGCGAGCTCCCCGGCGGCGCCGGTCCACAGGGCGCGCTCCCCGAAGTGGCCGCAGCCGTGCAGCCGCAGTGTGAAGGGGGCCGTGCGGTGGGCGGCCCGCTCCAGGCGGGCGTGCAGGTCCGGGAGCACCTCGTCCCGTACCTCGCCCATGAAGGCGAGCGTGAAGTGCCAGCCCGCCCGCGCGGTCCACGTCAGGTGGTCGTCGTGCAGGGGGTCGACGGCCCGGGCCAGCTCGGTGACGGCCGCGTCCGGCGGTAGGACGGCTGCGAACAGTCTCATGGGCCGAGGTTAAGGGTGCGGCGCCGCTGCTGGGGGCTCTGCCCCCAGACGCCCGCGCCTCGAACGCCGGCGTTCGAGGCGCGGGTCCGGGCGGAGCCCGGGAGGCAGGGCCGCAGGGTCAGGCCACCGCCACCAGTTCGCGGCGGTGCGGGACGGCCGGGACGAAGGTCACGCCGTGCCGGTTCACCCGCAGCCGGAGGTTGCCGACCCGGGCCAGGACGACCGCGATCGCGACCGAGGCGGCCAGGGAGATCACCGCACCCGAGGCCATGCCGATCCGGGCGCCGTAGGTGTCCGTGATCCAGCCCAGCAGCGGGGCGCCCAGCGGGGTGCCGCCGGTGAACACCATCATGAACAGGGCCATCACCCGGCCCCGCATCTCGGGGTCGGTCGCCATCTGCACGCTCGAGTTGGCCGTGACGTTGACCGTCAGGCCGAAGATCCCGATGGGTACGAGCAGGGCCGCGAACAGCCAGAAGCCGGGTGCGAAGGCGGTCACCAGGAGCAGGACCGAGAACGCCGCGGCCGCGGCCACCAGCACCCGCAGGCGGGACTGTCCGCGCCGGGCCGCGAGCAGGGCGCCCACCAGGGAGCCGGCCGCGATCAGGGTGTTGAAGAGCCCGTAGGTGCCCGCGTCCCCGTGGAAGACGTCGCTGACGTAGGCCGAGAGCCAGATCGGGAAGTTGAACCCGAAGGTGCCGATGAAGCCCACGAGCACGATCGGCCAGATCAGCTCCGGGCGGCCGGCGACGTAGCGCAGGCCTTCGCGCAGCTGCCCCTTGGCGCGGGGCCTCGGCTCGACCGGCTGCAGTTCGTCGGTGCGCATCAGCAGCAGGCCGGCGAGGGGCGCGGCGAAGGACAGTCCGTTCAGCAGGAAGGCCCAACCGGAGCCGACGGCGGTGATCAGTACACCGGCGATCGCCGGGCCGACCAGCCGCGCGGACTGGAAGTTGGCGGAGTTCAGGCTGACGGCGTTGGCCACCTGGTCCTTGCCGACCATCTCGGAGACGAAGGTCTGCCGGGCCGGGTTGTCGACCACGGTGACCAGGCCGATCGCGAAGGCGGCGAGGTAGACGTGCCACACCTGGACGTGTCCGGCCAGGGTGAGGACGGCGAGGGCGATGCCGGTCAGGCCCATCGCGCTCTGGGTGGCGAGGAGCAGCAGCCGCTTGGGCAGCCGGTCGGCGAGTACGCCGCCGTAGAGGCCGAACATCAGCATCGGCAGGAACTGCAGGGCGATGGTGATGCCGACGGCGGAGGCGGAGCCGGTCAGCGAGAGGACCAGCCAGTCCTGGGCGATGCGCTGCATCCAGGTGCCCGTGTTCGAGACGACCTGGCCGGTGGCGAAGAGCCGGTAGTTCCGGACCTTCAGCGAGCTGAA
Protein-coding sequences here:
- a CDS encoding helix-turn-helix domain-containing protein, translating into MTFEPERMGHSSRELADKLRELRKRSGLSGVRVAARCNMSQSKISRIENGKVRPSLVDVEQILRAIDAPADLLAEISALARMANTDWQDARSLRRKGLDKKQFELAGLERASSDFRFFLLSMITGLLFTPEYIRASLSHIPGDDSKAVAKKLERQEVLYDRSKRFTFILTEQAVRWPLVPPDVLAVQIDRLISLTHLPNLRLGVIPLGSRTAPAPLNTFTVYDDRIATVEVSTGVLLLRDLRDVRAHLQEFAAYEELALFGDTAREHFAFWSATCRG
- a CDS encoding DUF6879 family protein, whose amino-acid sequence is MLLDGDEWQSKFRGFKTEAWRLETLPQYLVPQEAEEFAAFKNGARFHGPYEDSWTDLIRKHTAAGGSIGRVHIVTQPLSDYLRFEFERYYQHQAPIGEDIRILDVTDRPNPLPGVQDFWMFDRSTVVLMHYAEDGRQISRELFEGDPAPFIDHQRIAREGSIPFLEYVRA
- a CDS encoding MFS transporter gives rise to the protein MSTGTGADSAPGHISTTTSAAHPAARAGKNLGAPPGGSRGGMFSSLKVRNYRLFATGQVVSNTGTWMQRIAQDWLVLSLTGSASAVGITIALQFLPMLMFGLYGGVLADRLPKRLLLLATQSAMGLTGIALAVLTLAGHVQVWHVYLAAFAIGLVTVVDNPARQTFVSEMVGKDQVANAVSLNSANFQSARLVGPAIAGVLITAVGSGWAFLLNGLSFAAPLAGLLLMRTDELQPVEPRPRAKGQLREGLRYVAGRPELIWPIVLVGFIGTFGFNFPIWLSAYVSDVFHGDAGTYGLFNTLIAAGSLVGALLAARRGQSRLRVLVAAAAAFSVLLLVTAFAPGFWLFAALLVPIGIFGLTVNVTANSSVQMATDPEMRGRVMALFMMVFTGGTPLGAPLLGWITDTYGARIGMASGAVISLAASVAIAVVLARVGNLRLRVNRHGVTFVPAVPHRRELVAVA
- the thpR gene encoding RNA 2',3'-cyclic phosphodiesterase — protein: MRLFAAVLPPDAAVTELARAVDPLHDDHLTWTARAGWHFTLAFMGEVRDEVLPDLHARLERAAHRTAPFTLRLHGCGHFGERALWTGAAGELAALQMLADRADAAARRAGVPMHQHHRYHPHLTLARGRTATTPLRPYLDALADFEGTPWQVDTLSLVRSNLPVSGVQGEQPRYETVGAWQLGG